Proteins from a single region of Abyssalbus ytuae:
- a CDS encoding RagB/SusD family nutrient uptake outer membrane protein translates to MNKKIKHITAILILILGIQSCDDYVDILPPGRENSEDYFNSSDDYENALIGVYDLLSTTYLNNILGEIASDNSLCGGENATDVLDWQQIDDMIHTPDNGALRNIFQWMYAGISRANYIMEFKNKTDFEGKDQIIAENLFLRSYFYFELVKFFGDVPLYTDKRITIEETQAIDRTPKAEVYAQLEQDLLTAIDDLPWQQSQPGKVTKGAALALLGKIYLFQDKFSESASVLNEVIESGQYSLIQDFSTIFLNENENNAESVFEIQYFGGSEGASFDCFVCVEGNIAVGFMGPRFRGGNYEPYDDGYSFNIPVQELVDLYEPGDTRLDATIFNIEDFVASHPDVTYLKGDAHTGYFNKKYIPYDEAILEDSHINHSNNYRAIRYSDVLLMAAEANLRATTPVRDPQALLDAVRDRAFGDTNHRVPATLENIWLERRLELAGEGQRFFDLIRTGKAEEEIENNNGIDRLDDGTLEVDKTFEAKNVLFPIPRIEIELAGNRWEQNPGYN, encoded by the coding sequence ATGAATAAAAAAATAAAACATATTACTGCAATCCTGATACTTATTTTAGGTATTCAGTCTTGTGACGATTACGTGGATATTTTACCTCCCGGTCGAGAAAACTCAGAAGATTATTTTAACTCCTCTGACGATTATGAAAATGCTTTGATAGGCGTTTACGACCTTTTGTCAACCACCTACCTTAATAACATTCTTGGAGAAATAGCATCCGATAATAGCCTTTGCGGTGGTGAAAATGCAACCGATGTACTTGACTGGCAACAAATTGATGATATGATTCATACTCCTGATAATGGAGCTCTTAGAAATATTTTCCAATGGATGTATGCCGGTATAAGCAGGGCAAACTACATCATGGAGTTTAAAAACAAAACAGATTTTGAAGGCAAAGATCAAATAATCGCTGAAAATTTGTTTTTAAGGTCTTATTTTTATTTTGAATTGGTTAAATTCTTTGGAGATGTACCTCTTTATACAGATAAAAGAATCACTATTGAAGAAACTCAGGCAATAGACCGCACTCCCAAAGCTGAAGTTTATGCACAACTTGAACAAGATCTTTTAACTGCTATTGATGATTTGCCATGGCAACAATCTCAACCGGGAAAAGTTACAAAAGGAGCTGCATTAGCTTTATTAGGTAAAATCTATTTATTTCAAGATAAATTTTCCGAAAGTGCTTCTGTTTTAAATGAAGTCATAGAATCAGGACAATACAGCCTGATACAGGATTTCAGCACCATTTTTCTCAATGAAAATGAAAACAATGCAGAATCCGTTTTTGAAATACAGTACTTTGGCGGAAGCGAAGGCGCCAGTTTCGATTGTTTTGTATGTGTAGAAGGAAACATTGCAGTAGGTTTCATGGGGCCACGGTTCAGAGGTGGAAACTACGAGCCTTATGATGATGGTTATAGTTTTAATATTCCTGTACAGGAACTGGTTGATCTTTATGAGCCAGGTGATACACGATTAGATGCTACAATTTTTAACATTGAAGATTTTGTGGCATCACACCCCGATGTAACCTATTTAAAAGGTGACGCCCATACAGGATATTTCAATAAAAAATATATCCCCTATGATGAAGCTATTCTGGAAGATTCACATATAAACCACAGCAATAATTACAGGGCTATACGCTATTCAGATGTACTATTAATGGCGGCAGAAGCTAATTTAAGAGCTACTACCCCTGTAAGAGATCCGCAGGCTTTGCTGGATGCAGTGAGAGACAGGGCTTTTGGAGATACCAATCACAGAGTTCCGGCCACTTTGGAAAATATATGGTTAGAAAGAAGACTGGAACTAGCTGGTGAAGGCCAACGTTTCTTTGATTTAATAAGAACCGGAAAAGCAGAAGAAGAAATTGAAAATAATAACGGTATTGACCGTTTGGATGACGGCACTTTAGAAGTTGATAAAACATTTGAAGCTAAAAATGTTTTATTCCCAATTCCAAGAATTGAAATTGAATTAGCAGGGAACAGGTGGGAACAAAACCCCGGGTATAACTAA